In Tubulanus polymorphus chromosome 2, tnTubPoly1.2, whole genome shotgun sequence, a single window of DNA contains:
- the LOC141900617 gene encoding 4-hydroxyphenylpyruvate dioxygenase-like — protein MTSYSNKGPKPDKGSYKCFDHLTFWVGNAKQAATYYCTRMGFEPFAYKGLETNSRQVAAHVVRQNEIYFVLQSMLEPGKPEDMGKHLVLHGDGVKDVAFQVDDLEAIFKRAVSSGAAVVREPWEESDENGTVKYATVQTYGDTTHTFIDRSKYNGLFLPGYVKPFYDDPVSRSLPIVGLQKVDHIVGNQPESEMTNVTEWYEKNLMFHRFWSVDDSQMHTEYSALRSIVVTDYDEVIKLPINEPAPGKRKSQIQEYIDYYGSAGVQHIAMHTDNIIETITNLRARGQHFLSIPKRYYDNLRERLKTAKITVAENLDIIEKLNILVDYDENGYLLQIFTKNMQDRPTLFLEVIQRRNHYGFGAGNFKCLFEAIEADQAERGNL, from the exons ATG ACATCATACAGCAATAAAGGACCTAAG CCTGATAAAGGCAGCTACAAATGTTTTGACCATCTAACATTCTGGGTTGGAAATGCAAAACAG GCTGCGACATATTACTGTACCCGCATGGGCTTCGAGCCTTTTGCATACAAAGGTCTAGAAACAAACAGTCGCCAAGTGGCTGCCCACGTTGTTCGCCAGAATGAG ATCTATTTTGTTCTGCAATCTATGTTGGAGCCTGGTAAGCCGGAAGATATGGGCAAACATCTTGTTTTACATGGAGATGGAGTGAAAGATGTTGCTTTTCAAGTTGATGACCTTGAGGCAATATTCAAA CGCGCCGTTTCAAGTGGAGCCGCTGTAGTTCGTGAGCCATGGGAGGAATCGGATGAAAACGGCACAGTTAAATATGCTACTGTTCAAACGTATGGCGATACTACTCATACATTCATCGATCGGTCTAAGTACAATGGTTTGTTTTTGCCTGGTTATGTGAAACCATTCTATGATGATCCGGTGTCAAGAagttt ACCGATTGTGGGATTGCAGAAAGTTGACCATATTGTTGGTAATCAGCCTGAGAGTGAAATGACTAATGTCACTGAGTG GTACGAGAAAAATTTGATGTTCCATCGTTTTTGGTCTGTTGACGATAGTCAGATGCATACTGAATACTCGGCTCTGCGCTCAATTGTTGTAACTGATTACGATGAAGTTATCAAGCTCCCTATCAATGAACCCGCTCCTGGTAAAcgaaaaagtcaaattcag GAATATATTGACTATTATGGTAGTGCAGGTGTTCAGCATATTGCTATGCACACAGATAACATCATAGAAACA ATAACTAATCTTCGTGCAAGAGGGCAACATTTCCTCAGCATTCCAAAGCGATATTATGACAACCTGCGCGAAAGGTTAAAGACTGCTAAAATTACGGTGGCTGAAAACTTGGATATT attgaaaaattgaacATCTTGGTTGATTATGACGAGAATGGATACCTGCTGCAGATTTTCACAAAAAACATGCAAGATCGACCTACTCTGTTTTTGGAAGTAATTCAAAGACGCAACCATTAT GGATTTGGAGCAGGAAACTTCAAATGTTTGTTTGAGGCAATAGAAGCGGACCAAGCTGAGAGGGGAAATCTTTAA
- the LOC141900257 gene encoding uncharacterized protein LOC141900257, with product MASLVADYGSESDSDANQEDTPRATPVIQKSSPVKAKCEKGAAGFFDGADEESSPESESEAEEDEDEAPLSPTSQIRLPSAHQVLEAGQENTIQNSIYSNPYTQAEAMKNSVLEKHVKLTVADVEKGKARRGKKLPCRQFMRGHCRYGTKCQFVHVINNKPNITADNSVEKESSQPQFTEDIQSYDGEYVYEQNNEDDDSYMNIQKRKKRHGISDRLQPPKKAMKDLDRQRESERPWTIQ from the exons ATGGCGTCCTTGGTTGCGGATTACGGTTCAGAATCTGATAGCGACGCAAATCAAGAAGATACGCCTCGTGCAACGCCTGTTATACAAAAATCATCCCC tgttAAAGCAAAATGTGAGAAAGGTGCTGCTGGATTTTTTGATGGTGCTGATGAGGAATCGTCTCCAGAATCTGAGAGTGAAGCGGAGGAGGACGAAGACGAGGCACCATTGTCTCCCACTTCTCAAATAAGGTTACCATCGGCTCATCAAGTATTGGAAGCTGGCCAGGAGAACACGATACAAAATTCTATCTATTCAAATCCATATACACAGGCAGAAGCTATGAAGAATTCTGTCTTGGAAAAACATGTTAAATTGACTGTTGCAGATGTTGAAAAGGGGAAGGCAAGGCGCGGTAAAAAACTGCCGTGCAGGCAGTTTATGAGAGGACATTGTCGATATGGGACTAAATGCCAATTTGTTCATGTTATAAACAATAAACCAAATATTACAGCTGATAATTCGGTGGAAAAGGAATCTAGTCAACCTCAATTTACTGAAGATATTCAGTCTTATGACGGGGAATACGTCTATGAACAGAATAATGAAGACGATGACTCTTATATGAAcattcaaaaaagaaaaaagcgaCACGGCATCTCTGATAGACTTCAGCCACCGAAAAAAGCCATGAAAGATTTAGACAGACAACGTGAATCTGAAAGACCTTGGACTATACAGTAA